A genomic stretch from Helianthus annuus cultivar XRQ/B chromosome 1, HanXRQr2.0-SUNRISE, whole genome shotgun sequence includes:
- the LOC110938960 gene encoding F-box/FBD/LRR-repeat protein At1g13570: MSKVLLNVMTDNHHKRRRFLTSNADDDDIISNFPEDLINPILERLPVKDAVRTSVLSKRWRYRWTTMRKLDLIHGFSGQFLKIGAFSCHGFTRVISQIMIHHQGPILTFLLHIPKEIVLDSFQEVDQWMLILSRNNVRKITIVNLNLIYQIPYSVFSCLELTALGLNKCIFKPPLAFKGFPNLQVIILTNVNFGVNLGGTVINLPQLKGLILYGCGNVNNFNIKAEKLQNLCVTGCPDANAMVLQLLHSEHLNSVHICRLSRSIKDFSQVKRFSFTIDGYFLKILAAEKFPNSLPHVVQCLQELEFTSFSFGDLNQFQGALCMLRNSPNLKGLRVTHMLMGQEADLQLTSNYLESPDCLDQTLLMLQTVEMTSLEGSRPELLFVKLLLDCCPHLENMIIQPKSTIDAEKKAQHCKGCFDVPTSLTKSKSGLLGSGAIIL; the protein is encoded by the exons ATGAGTAAGGTTTTGTTGAATGTAATGACAGATAATCATCATAAGAGGAGGAGGTTTCTAACCTCCAATGCTGACGATGACGACATTATCAGTAACTTTCCAGAGGACTTAATAAACCCTATTTTAGAGCGGCTCCCAGTGAAAGATGCTGTAAGAACAAGCGTTCTTTCAAAAAGGTGGAGGTATAGATGGACCACTATGAGGAAACTGGATTTGATTCACGGATTCTCTGGACAGTTTTTAAAAATTGGAGCTTTCAGTTGTCATGGGTTTACAAGGGTTATAAGCCAGATTATGATCCATCACCAGGGTCCCATTTTGACCTTTCTTCTCCATATACCAAAAGAGATAGTTCTTGATAGCTTCCAAGAAGTTGATCAATGGATGTTAATCCTATCAAGAAACAATGTTAGGAAAATCACTATTGTGAACTTAAATCTGATTTATCAAATTCCATACTCCGTATTCTCTTGTCTAGAATTGACAGCGTTGggattaaataaatgtattttcAAGCCACCACTTGCGTTTAAGGGATTTCCCAATCTTCAAGTTATTATTTTAACGAATGTTAATTTCGGGGTTAATTTAGGTGGAACTGTAATCAACTTACCACAACTTAAGGGTTTGATACTTTATGGTTGTGGCAATGTTAACAACTTCAACATCAAGGCTGAAAAATTGCAGAATTTGTGTGTCACCGGTTGCCCTGATGCCAATGCCATGGTGCTCCAATTGTTGCATAGTGAACACCTTAATTCAGTTCATATATGTCGTCTGTCAAGATCCATAAAAGATTTTAGTCAAGTTAAAAGATTTAGTTTTACTATTGATGGTTATTTTCTCAAG ATTTTGGCTGCAGAAAAGTTTCCAAACTCGCTTCCACATGTGGTACAATGCTTACAGGAACTGGAGTTCACAAGTTTTAGTTTCGGAGATTTGAATCAATTTCAAGGTGCTCTATGTATGCTTCGGAACTCACCTAATTTGAAAGGACTTCGTGTGACACATATGCTGATG GGACAAGAGGCTGATTTGCAATTAACATCTAACTACTTAGAATCCCCTGACTGTCTGGATCAGACATTGCTCATGTTGCAAACTGTAGAAATGACATCTTTAGAAGGGTCAAGACCAGAGCTCCTCTTTGTAAAGCTTCTGCTCGATTGTTGTCCACATCTTGAAAATATGATAATCCAACCAAAATCAACTATTGATGCTGAAAAAAAGGCACAACATTGCAAAGGATGTTTTGATGTTCCCACGAGCCTCACCAAAAGCAAAAGTGGTCTTCTTGGATCCGGAGCCATAATTCTATAA